In Chitinophaga oryzae, the sequence CAGGAAACCTACCTTGCCGGCATCGAGGCTCACCTGCTGCATACCGAGCGACAAACCGGCACTCAGGCTCATCGTGGGCGACAGGTTGATATGATGCGCATAAGCGGCGCTGATGGCGAAGCGGTTGAGCGGGCCGGCCTTGTCATTCAGGATGGTCAGGCCTGCGCCGGGGTGCGGCGGAGGTGTCGTATAGTCGCGCCAGTAGGCTTTGCCCCGCGGGTTTTCTCCCTGCATCTCAAAACCTGTAGGCGAAGCACTGCTGTAATCCGATTTGCGCAACGGCCCGTGCACCGTCAGGTAGGTGGTCACCGGCGCACCATTCAATCCCGCCCATTGATGCCGGTGGCTCAGGCGCAGGTCCCAGTAGTTTTCTATTCCTGCCACAGCAGGATTGATGATGAAAGGATTCATGATATACTGTGTGTAGTGCGGCTGTTGCTGTGCCTGCACCCACATCGCCATCAATCCTATCAGACCAGTTAACACAAACTTTTTCATGACTCAATGTTTTAGGTTAAAAACAGGCCCGCTCCTATTTCTTCAGTATCGTGAAGATGGTCCTTCTGTTCTGCTGTCTTCCTTCCGGGTTGTCAGATCCATCCGGCAGCGTATTCGGCGCTATCGGCATGGTGGCGCCATAACCTTTGTAGGTGAGGCGGCGCGCCTCGATTCCTTTTTCCACGAGATAGTCTACGCAACTTTTGGCGCGTGCTTCAGACAACCTTTGGTTGTAGCGTTTGCCACCTTTGCTGTCGGTATGGGCCGCCAGTTCAATCTCCATTTCGGGGTTCTCCTGCAGTAGTGTTACCAGTTTATCCAGCGACGCAGAGGATTCGGGTTTCAACGTGGCTTTATCATAGTCGTAGTACACATTTTCAAGCGTTACCGGCGACGGTGGCGTCACAATTGGGGTAAGGCACAGCGCCGGCGCGGTAATAGCGGCGGTATCTTCATTTTGCGGCAGGTCGATATGTTGCGTTCCCTGCGTATAACCCACGGCGTTAGCAATGGCTACCAGCGGTTGATATTCATCCAGCGTAAAGGCATAGCTGCCATCGGCGCCGGTGCTGCGGGTGGTGACCACCTGGTGGCTAACGGTATCGATGATACGCACTTCTGCTCCCGCTACAGGCGTGTTACTGTTACACGCCACTACAACACCGCTCAGCTGCCGCGCAGGACGGGTTTTATGCAGGAAGAAAAGTTCGAGGCAACATTCCGCCGCCCTGTCTGTACCCAGCAGCACATCGTCGAGCAGATTACGGTTGTTGCTCCTGCTGGCGAAATAAATGTCATCTTTAACGGAGTTGACCGGATAGCCCATATTCACCGGCGCCTGAAAGTTGCCCGGCTCTCCTTTGCTGCTAAAGAAATCATAGCCGCCCATGCCGGTCCTTCCATCGGTAGAAAACACCAGCGTGCGGGTAGCCGCATGATAGTAGGGCGCCTGTTCATTATCCGCCGTATTGATCACCTCACCGAGATTAGCGGTGCTCACAGGCTTGCCGGTTTCATCCAGGGTGGCGTACCACAGGTCAAACCCTCCCTGGCCGCCGGGGCGGTCGCTGGAATACAGCAGGTGTTTGCCGTCAGGCAATACAAAAGGCTGCTGTGTATTGCTGCCCGGCACATTGATCACCGCATCCAGCGCTACCGGCTCGCTCCAGCCGTCGCCGCTTTTACGGGACACCCAGAGGGAAGTAACTTTTTTACCATGATCTATCTGCCAGCGGGTAAGAAACAACTGCTGCCCGTCGGGCGTGATGCTGACAGCTCCCTGGTGCAGGGATTCAGGCTGAGCCACCGGCAGCAGTTTAATATTGGCAGCCTGTCCGTCTGTATAATCGGCGGTGTACACCCTGTTGACGAAACCTTTGTTTTTGGCAGGGTCCGGACGGGTGGAGGTAAACAGCAACGCACCATCGGCCGTCCATAGCGGCGCGTAGCTGGCGCCGGTGGTATTCAGTGCCGCCGGCGCTTTGCGTATTTCATAGAGGGAAAGGTCAGACCGTTTCAATTGAGCATTGAC encodes:
- a CDS encoding OmpA family protein → MKKILFTASVLLAAMTLQAQFTYDYLKAADQYYKKEDYSSAVQYYEKYLGTRNKSFRQDSYKPYAAVNASRRTTVPVSSAQQAVYKLAESYRNLHNYEKAAPHYEAALEADAKNFPLAAYYYAVSLRALGKYEDAEKAFRNFLQGYGSKDGYSAAAEREVNNLAFVNAQLKRSDLSLYEIRKAPAALNTTGASYAPLWTADGALLFTSTRPDPAKNKGFVNRVYTADYTDGQAANIKLLPVAQPESLHQGAVSITPDGQQLFLTRWQIDHGKKVTSLWVSRKSGDGWSEPVALDAVINVPGSNTQQPFVLPDGKHLLYSSDRPGGQGGFDLWYATLDETGKPVSTANLGEVINTADNEQAPYYHAATRTLVFSTDGRTGMGGYDFFSSKGEPGNFQAPVNMGYPVNSVKDDIYFASRSNNRNLLDDVLLGTDRAAECCLELFFLHKTRPARQLSGVVVACNSNTPVAGAEVRIIDTVSHQVVTTRSTGADGSYAFTLDEYQPLVAIANAVGYTQGTQHIDLPQNEDTAAITAPALCLTPIVTPPSPVTLENVYYDYDKATLKPESSASLDKLVTLLQENPEMEIELAAHTDSKGGKRYNQRLSEARAKSCVDYLVEKGIEARRLTYKGYGATMPIAPNTLPDGSDNPEGRQQNRRTIFTILKK